Genomic segment of Desulfuromonadaceae bacterium:
CAAAGAACCGGACGAGACGCTTTTCAATCACGTCAATGACCCCGGAGAACGCGTTTTCTTCACCGTAGGGGAGTTGCAGCAGCGCCGGACGCGCCGCGAGTTGATCTTCTATTTCCGCTAATGTGTGGCAATGATCCGCACCGAGACGATCCATCTTGTTGATCAGGCAAATGCGCGGAACCTGATACCGATCCGCTTGGCGCCAGACCGATTCGCTTTGTGGCTGCACCCCCTCGACGGCGCTGAAGATCATCACCGCACCGTCGAGCACCCGCAGTGAACGCTCGACCTCGATGGTGAAATCAATATGTCCCGGTGTGTCGATGATATTGATCGTCACATCACGCCAGTGGCAGGCGGTTGCGGTCGCAGTGATGGTGATCCCCCGCTCCTGCTCCTGTTCCATCCAGTCCATCGTCGCCGCGCCGTCGTGGACTTCACCGAGCTGATGAATTTCTCCGCTATAGAAGAGACAGCGCTCCGAGACGGTGGTTTTACCGGCGTCGATGTGGGAAATAATCCCGATGTTGCGGATTTTATTGCGGGGCGGATGATTCATGACATCGTCGCTGTTTGCGCATGGAACTGTCAGCCCTGATCGGTGTTCAGCCCTTTGCGGATTTGATAAAGCTCGTTGAGGTCAAGATTGTTAAGCTCGAAATACTCACGTTCAAGTTCCTCAACATAGAAGCGATCGAGGCCGCTGTTTTCGAGAAAATCCTCGCGCAGGGCGATGTCTCGCTCGGCAACGATGCGGGGGAGTAAATTGTGCAGGTAGATCGCTTCCTTCTTGATGTTGACAACAACATCGTTGAAAAGAGAGTAGGGAATGTCCTCGTTGATCAGGTTCTTGTTGCGCAATTCCTCGGTGATCTCGGCAAGGAGGTCTTCCTGCTCCTTGCGGGTCGTGTAGCGGGAATAGAAGTTACGAATGCGTTCCTTGACATGAGTGAGCAACAGTTCGTAGAGATTTTCTTCCGACTCGATCGATTGCAGGTGGGTGATCAGCCCCTGCACGGTGTTGCGGCTGTCGGCTATTTCATCAAGGCCCTTGAGCAGCGTCTTGAGCTTCTTTTTACCGTATTTACCGATATATTTATTGTCAAAAATGCTGTCGAAAAAAAGTCTGCCGAACAAGGTGTCATCCAGTTCGTTGAAGGCGGTGCGGTTGCCGAGCAGGCTGCGAATGATCTCCTCGCTGAAGCGGCTGTTCTCCATGAACGCCAGTTTGTTGATATGCGCCGAGGTGTTGTCGTAGCGGTCGAAATAGGTGATGACGTAGGAAAAATTTTCAAGCAGCGAAATATCGGCCCCGTCGCGGATCATCTCGTCACACGCCTTGCCGGTTTCGAGCAGGATCTGCTCAAAGGTGTGATCGCGATTTTCACTCGCCTGGCGCTTGGCTTCGAGCAGGCGGAGCATGTCTTCGTGGACAATGCCGGGGCCGAGCTGGTGTTCGGTGAAGAAAATGCCGGCCAAAATCTCGCGAGTCTCGGAGATATAACCCTGTTCCTCAACCTCAACCATTTTGTCATGCTTGAGCATTGAGTCGAGCGTATAGAAAAGCGGCGTTGGAATTTTGTGCCGGACTGCGAGGGTTTTCAGACGCGTCAGCCGGGCGTTTTCAAGTTTGCTGATCCGCTCCTTACGGCCACACTCAATCAGGATGTTTTTGTATTCATCAACGATCCGCCGATTTTCCTCATGCTTGTACATGACGTCGATGCGAATTCGCTCCTGCTGATACTTGTCGATGCCAAGACGGTCGGCAAGTTGCTGCAACTCCGTCATTTTCTCGTCGGGGATGGTTTTGTACTCAAAGTAAAGCTCACGGAAATGATCGTGATAAAGCCGGTGGCGGCGGTGCAGCAACTTAACCACATAGAGTGAACTTTTGTGGCCGAGCAGACTGGAGATTTCCTCGATGAGAGGGTAGTCGTCATCGACGCCGACATAGGTACTGCGCTTGAGCAGCTTGCCGAGCAGGCGCAAAATATCTTCCTGTTGCTCGCGGGTAGAACCGGAGACCGAGCCGGTAAGAAAGAAAAAATGGTTATAAACGGCATTTCCTTCAAGGAAGATGCGCTCGTAGCTGAGGGTGCCGTCGGTTTGATCGCTGAAAATGAGTTGGCCGCCCGTCTGGTAGGTACCGCCATAGAGCACCAGGCGGTTACGAACATCACTTTTAGCCAGATCGGAGAGGGGTTGATCGACACCGAACATATATTCGCAAAAGGTGCCGCCGTTGCCGTAGTGCGAAATCTCGTTCTCGTCGAGGACCAGTTCGTTGCCGGGAGAAAAAAGACGCAACGAATCGCCCGTTGCTTCGTAAAAATAACCACGGAAGGCATCCCATGCCGACGCCGTGGCAAAATACTCAATCGTGTCGTTAATCTGGCCGTGCAGTCTGATTTCCTGGCGCATCAAGTGGATCCGTTCAAATAGCCGCTGTCAGGGGTAATTCCAGACGTAACCCGTCATAGGCAAACTCAATTCCGGCCGGTAATTCTGCCGTGTGTTTTGCGTGATCAATGTCGTGGGTCAAGTGAGTCAACAAGGTTCGTCGGGCGCCAATTATTTGTGCCATGTCAATTGCCTGGGTGATGTTGAAGTGGCTGGCATGGGGACGAAAACGCAGCCCGTCGAGAATCAAAACATCCAGGTTTGCAAGTCGTGTCAGCGTTTCCGCGGGGATTGCGCTACAATCAGCTAAATAAGCAAAGTTTCCGATGCGGTAACCCAGTGAGGATTCGTGCCCGTGACGCAACGGCAATGGCTCAACCGGAAAACCGCAGATCGTTACCGGTGCATCGATCAGCCGGGGCGCTAGTCGGGGGCGATAGCCCATCGCTGCATCATCGCTGAAGATATAGGCAAACGTGCGTCGAATCACCGCGAGGGTTGACGCGGCGGCATAAATGGGCAACGTCCCCCCACCGGCAGGATTGAAAGCGCGCAAATCATCAATTCCGTGCGTATGGTCAGCGTGGGCGTGGGTATAAAGAACGGCATCAATTTGTGTTATCTGTTCGCGCAAGGCTTGCTGGCGCAAATCTGTTGCAGTGTCGATCAAAATATTACGCTCGCGCAGTCCAACAAGGACGCTGCAACGCGTACGCCGGTTGCGCTGGTCAGTCGAGGTGCATACCGGGCAGGAACAGCCGATCATCGGAACGCCACTGCTGGTTCCCGAACCGAGGATGGTCACGTGGAGAAGATCAGCTATCATGTCTTGAAGGCGCCGACCTCGTCTTCCAGCGTCGCTGTCTGATTGAGCAAGATTTCCACCACGCGGTCCAGATCCTCAGTCCGTGTCGCATTCTTTTCGGCGATGCCACTGACCTTGGCAATTGCTTCGACCATTTCCCGGCTGCGTTTGGTTTGCTCGCGAGTTGCTTCGTCGATACGCTCAATCATCGAGCGAACGCGTTCCATATTGTTGTTGATCTGCCGACTCCCCTTGGCCTGCTCACCGGTACTGAGTTTGACCTGCGAAGCAATTTCCTTCATCGCCTCAGCAGCTTGTGCCAGTTGGCGAGCTCCTTCGTTTTGCTGGCGAATGGCGGTGGCGATCTGGCCGAGCATCGACGCCACCTGATTGATCGAGCCGGTAATCTGCCGACTGCCGCGCGACTGTTCCTGGGTGGCACGGACAATGCCGCGTGTCTGCTCGGCGGCTTTCAGTGTACTGGTATAGATTTTTTCCAATGCCTCGCCAGCTGCGTGGGAGCGCTTGACTTCTTCGTGAACCCTTGCGCTGCCGGTATTCATGGCACTGACTGCTTCCTTGGTACCGCTCTGGAGGTTGCCGATGATTGCTCCGATTTCTCGCGTCGAAACCGCAGTGCGTTCCGCCAACTCGCGAATTTCAACAGCCACAACGGCGAAACCGCGCCCATGTTCACCCGCCTGGGCAGCGATGATTGCGGCATTCAGGGCCAGCAGGCTGGTCTGGTCAGCAACATCATCGATAACTGTCAGGATCTTGCCGATGGCTGAAGACTGATTCCCCAGTTCCTGGATTGCATTGCTGGCATGATCCACGGTTTCACGAATGGCATTGATCCCGCTGATCGTTTCATCGACGGCGATTTTACCCTTCAGGGCATCCTCTGCGGCTTCTTCAGAGAGTTTGTTGGTGTTTTCGGCGCTCTCCTCAATCTCTTTAATTGAGGCGTCCATCTGCGTCACTGACGAAGCGGTTACTTCGGTCGAGGATGAAAGAATTTCAACATTTTCAGAAACTTCCTGACTGGCGACGGACATCTCGTTGATTGAGCTTGAGACCTGATCAACGGTGATAAAGAGTCGTTCCATCTGTGACGCGATCTCTTCAATCGTGGCCCCGAGTTCAAGCGTCGCCGACGAGCTTTCCTCGACGGCGATGACCAGTGAGCCGGTACTTTCGGCGATCCCTGAAGTCGAGGCGTCGATCCCCTGCGTTGCCCGTGCCGACTCATCAAGCGCGGTCGATTGCTGAATGGCCCCTTCGGTGACACCACGTGACGAAACACGAATTTGTTCGGTTGCGTCGATCAAACCGATGGACACATTGCGGGTACGTTCGACCATGTCGCGTAAACGGGTAAGGAACAGGTTGAAACTTTCTGCCAGCTCGCCGATTTCGTCATGGGAGATGATTTTCAGGGTTCGGGTCAGATCCCCTTCTCCTTCGGCAATCTCCTTGAGATTGTCAACGACCCGTCGCAGCGGGGTGACGATATTGCGACTGATGGCAAAACCAACCAACGTGGCGACGATTGTGGCGATCAGCAGAATTGCAACGACTGTTGTCGCCAGGCGGCTGTTCGCCTTTTCCACTTCGGTGCGGTCAATTGCCAGCAGCACACCGCTATGTGCTCCGCCAAGCGCATTGGCGGTCAGGGTATAGGTATTGTTGTTCAGGGTAACGTTTGTTCCTTTGGCGTCGCGGATATCTTCAGCACCGAGCGATTTGAGACCGTCCAGGGTCGCCGCAAAAACGCCTTTTTCGTCAAAAATCCCGACTTCCGCTCCACTGAAATCCTTGATCGATGCAGCGAATTTGCCGTTAAGGTAGTTGACTCCGGCAAGATGGCCGATGATCTGGTCCTGCAGTTTGATCGGGGCGACGGCAACGATGGCCAGATGTCCATCAAAGATTTTGATATCGACCCGATCCTTGGTTTCGACCTGCCGCTGCGACGTGCTGCTGGCAGTGTTGGCGTCGAGAGGTTGTTCGCCTTCAGTCGTTGATTCCAATAATAGCGCTCCGTTTTGGTCGACAACCTCCATGTGATCAAAATTGAAAGTTTTTTGGGAATCCTTGATCGCGTCAGCAAGCTGGAGGGTGTCGCCGCTGAGCACGGCGTAATAGACTGCATTGACCAGCCCCGAATCACGTGCCAGCAGTTGTACATAGTTCAATCGTACGGTTTGCAGGTAGCCCGTGTTGCTGCGAATAAAATCTTCAGTCTGGGCGGTGCGCTGAGTCATCCCCTCTTCAATTTGCTTGCCAGTCATCTGAAAAAGAATGAAGAGTGCAACCACCAGCGGAACCACTGAAAGTCCGATGAGGGCAAGGAGGATTTTGGTTCTTAACTTTATTAATGTAAACATAGCAGTCCCTGTCAAATGTAAGCCAAAGGCTTCAACGCGCGACGTTTACCTGGTCTTCGGTCGTCGCTTGTTTTAGGAAATCCTGATACTAGTACCCTGTAACCCATAATCTTTCGCATCTTGCTTGTTCTTTGCCGCATCAGCTACGTTCCGATTGCAGCTGTTTAGCTACGGCTAGACAACAGAAATCGCGCCTTGCTGACACGTCAAAGCCCTGCGCAATCCCTCGAAATCCTCTGGGTTACAGGGTACTAGTGTCGCAAGTTTCGGCTGCCAGGCATTGGCGCCGCACCGGCTTCCACGGGGAAAAATTTTTCAGCAATAATCTGTTGTCCTTCATGGCTTGCAGCCAGATCAATGAATTCTTTAATCGCCTCTCCCGGTGACGTTTTTGTGACCAGCAAAAGCGGTTTGACCAACGTGTATTTTCCTGTAGCAATGCTCTGCGCCGAGGGTATGACGTTGTCGACACGCACGACCTTGACCGTTGAAAGATCGACCATGCTGGCGCTGAGAATGCTGATGGCGGTCGGAAATTGAGCAACCAGCCAGTCGGCGTCATGCACGATCGGAGAGATGACCTCTTGTTCGGTAATCGCTGCCGACAGCAAAACCTTTTCACGGACATTGGCACGCATTCCCGATCCGCGCGGGCTGGAGATCACCATGATCGGTCGCTCTGCGCCACCCACATCCTGCCAGTTTTGAATTTGTCCAGAGAATATACCCTGTAATTGTTGTCGTGACAAAGTTTCAATCGGGTTGTCCCGATGAACAATGACGTACAGCGCATCCCAGCCGATCAGGTACTCAACCAGTCCGGCCGATTTTTCTTTTGCAGTGAGAAAGCGCCCGGCGCCGGAAATGTCAATTGTTCCCTCGATTAATGCCTGGATCCCCGGCCCGGTGTTTCCACCGTTGATGGTGAATTCGATCCCGTTACGATTTTTGAAGAGCTTGGCAGCTTGGGGCATGAAATGCAGCTGAAGGGTTGTTGCTCCGGCATAGTTTAGCTGCTGGATGAGTGCAAGGGTGTTCGGAACCGGTAGTGTCAACAAGAAAACGAGCAGCATGAACAATTTGCGTCCCGATAAAATTACGAAAGATTGACGCACGTTTTCTCTCTCCGTAGATAAAAAACTGATTGACAGCAGGAGCAACGAGTAAAACTATCATTTTTCATCGGTGCTGGCAATAGCTTATGCGCTTGAAACAGCGCGCATTTGTGCTATTTTACTGTCTCTGTGATCGACAGGGGGAGAAAATCACGTTGACAAAAGTCCTCCGGACAGGGTATCAATTGATCTATAACTTCAACAGTTAGAATTGGGGATTCGATCGTGGTCATAACGCGCGCAACAGAATATGCTATTCGGGCTGTTTTGCATCTGGCAAAGCAGCCAAAAGGGGAGATTGTCTACAAGCGGGATATTTGCGAAGAGCAGGGAATTACCCCCGCGTTTCTCACGAAAATTCTGCAACCGTTGATTCGTGCCGGAATCGTTGGTTCTCAACGCGGAGTTGGTGGCGGTTTTCTGTTACTTAAAGATCCTGCGGAAGTGACCATGTTTGACATTGTCAAGGCTGAAGAAGGCCCCCTTTACCTCAACCATTGTCTTGTCGCGCCGCAGACCTGTACCCGCGATCTTTTCTGCCCGGTGCATGGGGCGTGGCGAGAAATCCGCGAAGAGATGATGGCGTCGCTGCAGCGCTACACGTTTGCCGAACTGGTTGCACGCGAAAATGTGAACAACAAGTAACTGTTCTCACGGCTGATTTTTCCAACACAAAAAAATAACACGCTGCCCATGTCGTTGCAACATGGGCAGCGTTTTTTTTTGGAAACATGCAATTATCAACTTATTGCATGAGATTGTTATGGTATAAAGTACATAAAAAAGCTAAAGAACTTTGAAAAAATATTGTTGACTAATTTGTTGTTATTATATAATTATGATCACAGATACTTTTGCTGGAGTGGTGTTGCTGCGCGGCATTACGTTGCCACTGCGGAAGGAAAGCGACGATGGAACATTTTATTGACAATGATGATTCTTCACTGTCACTCGAAAGTATGGCAGTCAAAATAATCACAGAGGGGTTGTCCCGTGCGCAAGGAAACGTCCAGTTGGCCTGTTCATTCGGGGTTGAGGATCTTGTGCTGATCGATCTGATCTCACGTTTTGCCCTTGAAATTGGCGTTTTTGCTATTGATACCGGGCGCTTGCCGGAAGAGACCTATACCGTTGCCGAGGCAGTCAGGGAGCGCTATGCGCTCGCAATTCACTGGTTTTTCCCTGATCGCGGCGCCGTGGAGTCGCTGCTCAGCGAAAAAGGTTCTTTTTCCTTTCAACAAAGTCTTGAAAAGCGTCAGGAGTGCTGTTTTATCCGCAAAGTTGAGCCGTTGCACCGGGCGCTGGCACCGCTGGCCGGATGGGTTACCGGTATGCGGCGTGAACAGAGTGTGACGCGCGCTACCCTGGCCGCGATTGAAATTGATCAGGCGCATGATGATCGGTTGAAGATCAATCCGCTGATCGACTGGACCGAAAAGCAGATCTGGGTGTATGCTGATCAGCGGCGATTGCCCGTGAATCGCCTGCACCGTCAAGGGTATCCGTCGATCGGTTGCGCACCCTGCACACGGGCGATTCTGCCGGGGGAGGATCCGCGCGCCGGTCGCTGGTGGTGGGAAAATCCCGAACACAAGGAATGCGGTTTGCATCGGCGCCCCGTTGATGATGCCACCCCCTGAAACAACGGCACAGCAGGTGCAGAAAATTGCTTGCACCACGATTGATGCACTCGCAAAAAAGAATGAGATGGCTAAGCAAAAATTTCGTCCTCCAAGGCTTGGTGTTTTTTCAGGGGCGAAGGCCTACATCAGGTAGGTCGAGGTCCTGAAAAACCCGCGTAACGCTGTAGGGCGGACTTTTTGCGACGCCATCACGATTGAACGGACGAAAAATAATGGACATCGATTATCAACAATTGCGACTCGACGGGATTTACAGACAGGACCAGGCCGGGCGGTTGATGTTACGGATCAAAGCTCCGGCGGGGGTTTTGTCAAGCATCCAGGTTGAGCAGCTTTGTACCCTTGCCGAGGACTTTGCGCAGGGTTCGTTACACCTGACGAGCCGTTGCAGCATTGAATTGCACGGATTAGCCCGCACCGACCTGAAGCCGATTTTTCCGCGCCTGGACGCGGTTGGTCTGACCTCACGCGGTGCCTGTGGTGGCGCGGTACGCGGCATCTCGTGCAGTACTACCCTGGGTGCACACTTTGATGTTGCCCAGCTCCTTGCCCGGCGTTTGCAACAACACTTTGCTGGTAATCCTTACTTTGAAGGGCTGCCGAAAAAATTCAAGATCAGTGTTGACGGCGATTATTCCCGCTCCCGTCATCTGATTCAGGATGTTGGCCTGGTTTACGTCGGTGACGATGATGGTGTGGAGTGTTTCGATCTCTGGTGTGCCGGAGGCCTGGGGCGTGCACCGCAAGCCGGGTTCCTGTTCGAAAAGGCGGTGGCGAGCAACCGGGTGATCCCGTTGACAGAGAGTATCGTGCGCGTCTATGCCGCTCACACGCCAGCAGGTAAGCGCTTGAAAAGCTTGCTTAATGATATCGGTGAAGAGCGGTTTCGGACGTTGGTGGACACCGACGGCGCCGCGCACAGTGTCCCGTCGTTACGGCCAACAGTCGTTGGCGCAGCGCTGCCGAGCAAGCACGCCATTATTGAAGTGGGGATCTTTGCCGGCGAGATCAACGCCGCACGCTTTAGCGCTCTGGCGCAATTGGCCAACAGCTATTGCGACGGTTTTCTGGCGCTTACTGCGGATCAGAATATTGCCCTGCCCCTTGTTCAGGCGGATCAGCGGGACGCGGCGCAGCAGGCGCTCGCCGCCGCAGGGTTCAGCGGTGAGACGCCCGCCGAACAGGTGACCTTTCGCGTCTGTCCGGGGAATCATCAATGCCGCATGGGCTTGTCGGCGACCCGCGACGTTGCCGCACACGTTATCCACGCACTCGATGCAGCGGGGCGTCAGCACTCCTGGGCAATCTCCGGATGTGCCAACTCCTGTTCACAGCCACAGTTGGCTGATTTCGGTATCATCACCAGTAATAGGGAAAAAAACGATGCTGGAACGCGTACCCCGCGTTTCGATCTTTACCGCCGCAGCAGCGCTGGTTTAGGGCGCGTGGTGGCAGAAAATCTTGATCTTGATGAGCTCTTGCGGCTGGTAAATACCTTGCCAGCAGTTAAACTGTAAGTCGTTGCTCAAAAAAAAATCATGGGGTGGCCAGGAAAAAATTTCGTCGTGCAACGCCGTAACGCTTTTTGCGCCGCCATCAAATTCCATACCCGTCAACGCAGCATCAAAACACGAGAAGGAGATCGACATGAGTCAGATATTCAGTGATAATTCACTCTCGATTGGCCGCACCCCGCTGATCAAACTGAACCGCATTACCCCCGGCGGAGCGGTGGTCCTCGGTAAAGTTGAAGGGCGTAACCCCGCTTATTCCGTCAAGTGCCGGATAGGTGCCGCGATGATCAGGGATGCCGAGGAAAAAGGGCTGCTCGGTTCTGGCCGGGAGATTGTTGAGCCGACCAGCGGCAACACCGGGATCGCGCTGGCATTCGTCGCCGCCGCCCGCGGTATCCCGATCACTCTGACGATGCCCGAAACGATGAGTCTTGAACGGCGCAAGGTTCTTCAGGCCTTCGGGGCCAAGCTGATTTTGACCCCCGGAGCCAAGGGGATGGGGGGGGCGATAGCCGCCGCTGAGGAACTTGCGCAGAGCGAACCCGAACGTTACCTGCTGTTGCATCAATTTAAAAATCCGGCGAATCCGTTGATTCACGAGCAGACCACGGGGCCGGAAATCTGGACCGATACGGAGGGTAACATTGACGTGCTGATTTCCGGTGTCGGTACCGGCGGTACCATCACCGGTATCTCGCGTTACATCAAGCACACGCGGGGGAAATCAATTTTGTCGGTTGCGGTTGAGCCGAGCGAAAGCCCGGTGATCACCCAGCATCTGGCCGGGGATCCGCTTACGCCGGGACCGCACAAGATTCAGGGGATTGGTGCCGGATTTATTCCCGAGACCCTTGATCTGTCGGTCGTTGATCGTGTCGAGCAGGTCAGCAGTGAGGAATCCCTCACTTTTGCCCGCAGACTGGCGAAAGAAGAAGGGCTGCTTTCCGGAATTTCCTGTGGAGCGGCAACCGCAGTGGCGGCCCGCCTCGCAAAACAACCGGAATTTTCCGGCAAAACGATCGTCGTGATCCTCCCCGATTCTGGCGAGCGGTACCTGTCGAGCGTGCTGTTTGAGGATCTTGCCTGAGCCTTGATGCAGTAAATGTCGGCGCGTACGTTCGGCGCAGTTTTTGGCGGAAAGTGCTTCAGTTTCAAGCGATTTTCAGATGTCACCATCCCCGGCCATGAGGAGTGAGCATGGAAGAGCGCGAACGTTTATGGCATGTCGAACAGCAAGCGGAGCGGTTGGCTGAACTTGGTTGCGCGGATCGGGATAACAAGGAGTTGCCGTTACGGCGTGACGTTCGTTCTCTAGGCCGCCTCCTCGGTACGGTTATCCGTGAGCAGGCGGGGGAGGATGTTTATGCGGCAGAAGAAGAACTGCGGCACTTGGCCCTTCGCCACCGCGAACAGGAAAACAGCTCCCGCGCTGACGAGGCACGTGATCATGGGGCTGGTCGGGAACTGCTTAATGAAATGAGTGCCCTGATCGGCAACATGTCGCTTGACCAGGCGTATCGGATCGTCAAGGCGTTTGCCGCATTTTTTGAGCTGGTCAATCTGGCCGAAGCCAACCACCGGCGGCGCCGCAACCGGGCGGCCCTGCTCGCCAATCAGCACGAAAAACCGGGATTACTGCGCGCTACCCTGCGGCGGATAAAGAATGCCGGTATCTCGTCGCAGCAGGCCCTTGAATGGCTGCGGCAGGTTGAAGTGGTGCCGGTTTTCACCGCCCATCCGACCGAGGTAGCACGGCGGGTGATGCGCTTCAAGCGGCAGCGTATTGCGCGCTTGCTTGAGCGGTTTGATCATTTGCCCCTTGCCGATGCTGAAGTTGACGCGTTGCAGGATGCCATTCTGGCGGAAATTACCGCGCTGTGGCAATCCGACGAAGTGCGCCGCAACAAACCGAAGGTCGAAGATGAAATTGCCATGGGCCTCGATCTTTATCGCACCTCGTTATTGCCGCCGCTCGCCAAACTTTACGCTGGTATTGCTGCTGATTTCCGTGACGTTTACGCGACAGAGATCCCCCTCGATGCGTTACCGACAGTCGTGCGTTTCGGTTCATGGATCGGTGGAGACCGGGACGGCAACCCGTTTGTTACCCCTGAAGCAACCCGGATTGCACTCCTCCGTTCCCGTGA
This window contains:
- a CDS encoding TIGR04442 family protein; translation: MRQEIRLHGQINDTIEYFATASAWDAFRGYFYEATGDSLRLFSPGNELVLDENEISHYGNGGTFCEYMFGVDQPLSDLAKSDVRNRLVLYGGTYQTGGQLIFSDQTDGTLSYERIFLEGNAVYNHFFFLTGSVSGSTREQQEDILRLLGKLLKRSTYVGVDDDYPLIEEISSLLGHKSSLYVVKLLHRRHRLYHDHFRELYFEYKTIPDEKMTELQQLADRLGIDKYQQERIRIDVMYKHEENRRIVDEYKNILIECGRKERISKLENARLTRLKTLAVRHKIPTPLFYTLDSMLKHDKMVEVEEQGYISETREILAGIFFTEHQLGPGIVHEDMLRLLEAKRQASENRDHTFEQILLETGKACDEMIRDGADISLLENFSYVITYFDRYDNTSAHINKLAFMENSRFSEEIIRSLLGNRTAFNELDDTLFGRLFFDSIFDNKYIGKYGKKKLKTLLKGLDEIADSRNTVQGLITHLQSIESEENLYELLLTHVKERIRNFYSRYTTRKEQEDLLAEITEELRNKNLINEDIPYSLFNDVVVNIKKEAIYLHNLLPRIVAERDIALREDFLENSGLDRFYVEELEREYFELNNLDLNELYQIRKGLNTDQG
- a CDS encoding GPMC system MBL fold metallohydrolase, yielding MIADLLHVTILGSGTSSGVPMIGCSCPVCTSTDQRNRRTRCSVLVGLRERNILIDTATDLRQQALREQITQIDAVLYTHAHADHTHGIDDLRAFNPAGGGTLPIYAAASTLAVIRRTFAYIFSDDAAMGYRPRLAPRLIDAPVTICGFPVEPLPLRHGHESSLGYRIGNFAYLADCSAIPAETLTRLANLDVLILDGLRFRPHASHFNITQAIDMAQIIGARRTLLTHLTHDIDHAKHTAELPAGIEFAYDGLRLELPLTAAI
- a CDS encoding HAMP domain-containing protein — encoded protein: MFTLIKLRTKILLALIGLSVVPLVVALFILFQMTGKQIEEGMTQRTAQTEDFIRSNTGYLQTVRLNYVQLLARDSGLVNAVYYAVLSGDTLQLADAIKDSQKTFNFDHMEVVDQNGALLLESTTEGEQPLDANTASSTSQRQVETKDRVDIKIFDGHLAIVAVAPIKLQDQIIGHLAGVNYLNGKFAASIKDFSGAEVGIFDEKGVFAATLDGLKSLGAEDIRDAKGTNVTLNNNTYTLTANALGGAHSGVLLAIDRTEVEKANSRLATTVVAILLIATIVATLVGFAISRNIVTPLRRVVDNLKEIAEGEGDLTRTLKIISHDEIGELAESFNLFLTRLRDMVERTRNVSIGLIDATEQIRVSSRGVTEGAIQQSTALDESARATQGIDASTSGIAESTGSLVIAVEESSSATLELGATIEEIASQMERLFITVDQVSSSINEMSVASQEVSENVEILSSSTEVTASSVTQMDASIKEIEESAENTNKLSEEAAEDALKGKIAVDETISGINAIRETVDHASNAIQELGNQSSAIGKILTVIDDVADQTSLLALNAAIIAAQAGEHGRGFAVVAVEIRELAERTAVSTREIGAIIGNLQSGTKEAVSAMNTGSARVHEEVKRSHAAGEALEKIYTSTLKAAEQTRGIVRATQEQSRGSRQITGSINQVASMLGQIATAIRQQNEGARQLAQAAEAMKEIASQVKLSTGEQAKGSRQINNNMERVRSMIERIDEATREQTKRSREMVEAIAKVSGIAEKNATRTEDLDRVVEILLNQTATLEDEVGAFKT
- a CDS encoding phosphate ABC transporter substrate-binding protein, with protein sequence MLLVFLLTLPVPNTLALIQQLNYAGATTLQLHFMPQAAKLFKNRNGIEFTINGGNTGPGIQALIEGTIDISGAGRFLTAKEKSAGLVEYLIGWDALYVIVHRDNPIETLSRQQLQGIFSGQIQNWQDVGGAERPIMVISSPRGSGMRANVREKVLLSAAITEQEVISPIVHDADWLVAQFPTAISILSASMVDLSTVKVVRVDNVIPSAQSIATGKYTLVKPLLLVTKTSPGEAIKEFIDLAASHEGQQIIAEKFFPVEAGAAPMPGSRNLRH
- a CDS encoding Rrf2 family transcriptional regulator, producing the protein MVITRATEYAIRAVLHLAKQPKGEIVYKRDICEEQGITPAFLTKILQPLIRAGIVGSQRGVGGGFLLLKDPAEVTMFDIVKAEEGPLYLNHCLVAPQTCTRDLFCPVHGAWREIREEMMASLQRYTFAELVARENVNNK
- a CDS encoding phosphoadenylyl-sulfate reductase, whose protein sequence is MEHFIDNDDSSLSLESMAVKIITEGLSRAQGNVQLACSFGVEDLVLIDLISRFALEIGVFAIDTGRLPEETYTVAEAVRERYALAIHWFFPDRGAVESLLSEKGSFSFQQSLEKRQECCFIRKVEPLHRALAPLAGWVTGMRREQSVTRATLAAIEIDQAHDDRLKINPLIDWTEKQIWVYADQRRLPVNRLHRQGYPSIGCAPCTRAILPGEDPRAGRWWWENPEHKECGLHRRPVDDATP
- a CDS encoding nitrite/sulfite reductase yields the protein MDIDYQQLRLDGIYRQDQAGRLMLRIKAPAGVLSSIQVEQLCTLAEDFAQGSLHLTSRCSIELHGLARTDLKPIFPRLDAVGLTSRGACGGAVRGISCSTTLGAHFDVAQLLARRLQQHFAGNPYFEGLPKKFKISVDGDYSRSRHLIQDVGLVYVGDDDGVECFDLWCAGGLGRAPQAGFLFEKAVASNRVIPLTESIVRVYAAHTPAGKRLKSLLNDIGEERFRTLVDTDGAAHSVPSLRPTVVGAALPSKHAIIEVGIFAGEINAARFSALAQLANSYCDGFLALTADQNIALPLVQADQRDAAQQALAAAGFSGETPAEQVTFRVCPGNHQCRMGLSATRDVAAHVIHALDAAGRQHSWAISGCANSCSQPQLADFGIITSNREKNDAGTRTPRFDLYRRSSAGLGRVVAENLDLDELLRLVNTLPAVKL
- the cysK gene encoding cysteine synthase A, coding for MSQIFSDNSLSIGRTPLIKLNRITPGGAVVLGKVEGRNPAYSVKCRIGAAMIRDAEEKGLLGSGREIVEPTSGNTGIALAFVAAARGIPITLTMPETMSLERRKVLQAFGAKLILTPGAKGMGGAIAAAEELAQSEPERYLLLHQFKNPANPLIHEQTTGPEIWTDTEGNIDVLISGVGTGGTITGISRYIKHTRGKSILSVAVEPSESPVITQHLAGDPLTPGPHKIQGIGAGFIPETLDLSVVDRVEQVSSEESLTFARRLAKEEGLLSGISCGAATAVAARLAKQPEFSGKTIVVILPDSGERYLSSVLFEDLA